A genomic region of Bactrocera dorsalis isolate Fly_Bdor chromosome 3, ASM2337382v1, whole genome shotgun sequence contains the following coding sequences:
- the LOC105226760 gene encoding uncharacterized protein LOC105226760 isoform X2 — MLTKLSLPAVIGIFLLTATIAAETTTNTTTKTVPTARVNDVGNNTTSRDKAATTAEITTQVNGSKSVSRSRSQKDVGTTPLNVPKFGNKIRAVSEGVRGGETTTSLLPLQPPINVTSTTTSNFLTPTTGSRSARRQQESAASPQSQTLSPAQLLLSPPTKSQTSSTAATNAIVRSPLARALRQSNVNVENVANVVRNDSNTLQHDSEKKDLRKAIELIPAPVVEINSENDTKSSDTDTHRTLPQKSKSSEYIHFDINEEDGSIHTKAAPTRATRVETVNEVLSNLFPNGFTDIFRFSYASEQPTQAVATQDTEEISKSASVATPATTTEAKLTTSPTSTTTTTTPSTEKAEQSHTKAFYSYETSVSKEYRRELRPGHTEIVVEKLQLLPRGTNTGSDEFSDGSNLITKDDLLRINRAAADAPVLPSLLMNPSQENANGTVEQQSKKQTPIIILSDDNSADMEGISAEDNLIAESQNVGQRVYQRLPLDDKPYGYKVGVQRQRLQPDTEANVRIIHGESPNLSESISQQPIFVPEPEPLAGDDKAELFVEVSKHGAPSQQLDNFQEHAEQTFYQLSPTQEAPSRQFLRNFNPVLSPGAAPSTPKASFHYESNALQPIIFIQDGKQASNPSVESGVVAAKVENAAQPQKQSATELPRLPLLQYDKDAAQLRYLKEQQLLQQQQQLLQQQQQFLLQQQQQEQQQQQHAQLISQQQQLQFQEKQQQQQQIQDYQQQQLTADKRQQKLFQPTPQYEQQQQLQQFHKELQQHQQRQQPIHQHYAIYQQHPPPHEYKKGKQQQQQIAYEKQHQQQQAVELTRRLQQQQEEEKLKLQQQQQEQIQEQLSIQQAQHAAQSQNIQQQQHQSTPQQPYTQTQSQQQQQYATQPSAPSPASKQETQISADSVAAPASFNQQSYQYPLVTPLSHRPPATPTPHSVVFVTLHAPTPPSQFAKAQTSPPTYTQKSPHEYVSAAVSGAATSQHPQRVPPTPPAIVRRPHGGYTFVEVQKSVNIHNKLITEKDGKLVEEHETIYPLPQYTPQQYQQQKQPTVIQSSSKPAAFIPPQSQQATVQTPKPSATEAPANRAEVPHTHYPIQYAQQLALIEEGVHPNDYIFVPKEYASLAANPINVQHIDEPEQQEEASSYAHQQQALPLPNHHQSNEHTHAGYESQQHPQEYVQYVQQNYAQPAEPHPDPHPGQQQTQHATSEQNTQEIHQPHTEEHQPAVEKEVVEQVVTQQVEKIVERPVHIPYPVHVQQYIDRPYPVQEIVETHIPVPYPVPEPVPVPVHVERYVDRPYPVEKIVEKRIPYPVEKVVEKIVEKEIPVEVEKVVEKLVDRPVPIPIRVPVAVPVPYAHQPLPEYNENPEIYGPPYHPHPNALGGWSDQSVIGDYGIRGPTNLQIPPKVLQNYYTRMLKKLLPQALAQRGTPSSESSTSNTIYTHTQARPKKPTTSAANSLKTTKQPKSVSPSSSPNKQHSFKIGDIRFDLKPPPPPPTGPEWSKGSRYIYNTLPHDLSVADSSDTEQLADTYNGPFTSHNEAYDEFQRWRNGHTLKRSPQFGRNLQMEYGFKPPLVPSVEINDQGIPLNAEEKKSEQ; from the exons ATGTTAACAAAACTGTCGTTACCAGCTGTCATcggtatatttttattaaccgCAACAATAGCGGCGGAAACAACAACGAACACTACAACAAAGACAGTCCCAACCGCAAGAGTGAATGATGTCGGCAACAATACAACGTCACGGgacaaagcagcaacaacagcggaAATAACAACACAAGTCAATGGCAGTAAAAGTGTGAGCAGAAGCAGAAGCCAAAAAGATGTCGGCACTACCCCGCTGAATGTGCCGAAATTTGGCAACAAAATCAGAGCCGTGTCAGAGGGTGTGCGCGGCGGCGAAACAACAACATCACTACTGCCGCTACAACCACCTATAAATGTGACAAGCACCACAACAAGCAATTTCCTCACACCAACGACCGGCAGTAGATCCGCCAGGCGCCAGCAGGAGAGCGCAGCGTCACCTCAGTCCCAGACGCTTTCGCCGGCACAATTGCTTTTGTCTCCACCCACGAAGTCACAAACATCTTCAACTGCAGCTACAAATGCGATTGTGCGTTCTCCATTGGCTCGCGCCTTAAGACAGTCAAATGTCAATGTGGAGAATGTTGCCAATGTTGTCAGAAATGACAGTAACACATTGCAACATGACAGCGAGAAAAAG GATCTCCGAAAGGCAATCGAATTGATACCAGCACCAGTCGTTGAGATTAATAGCGAAAATGACACGAAAAGCTC CGACACAGATACTCATAGAACTCTGCCTCAAAAGTCAAAGTCAAGCGAATACATACATTTCGACATCAACGAAGAGGATGGTAGCATACATACAAAGGCGGCACCAACACGAGCCACACGCGTGGAGACCGTGAATGAAGTGCTTTCTAACCTGTTTCCGAATGGTTTTACCGATATTTTTCGCTTCAGTTATGCCTCAGAACAACCGACGCAAGCAGTTGCAACACAAGACACAGAAGAAATATCAAAGTCAGCATCAGTTGCAACACCGGCGACAACCACTGAGGCCAAGCTAACAACATCGCCTACTAGTACAACAACTACGACAACGCCATCAACCGAAAAAGCAGAGCAATCACACACAAAAGCTTTCTACAGCTACGAAACAAGTGTCTCAAAGGAATATCGACGCGAACTACGTCCTGGACATACGGAGATTGTAGTGGAGAAGCTGCAGCTGTTGCCGCGTGGCACCAACACCGGCAGTGACGAGTTCAGCGATGGCAGTAATCTGATAACCAAAGACGATTTGTTGCGGATCAATCGGGCAGCAGCAGATGCACCAGTCTTACCGAGTTTGTTAATGAATCCCAGTCAAGAGAATGCTAACGGTACAGTAGAGCAGCAGTCAAAGAAGCAAACACCAATCATTATACTGAGCGACGATAATAGTGCTGATATGGAAGGCATAAGTGCAGAAGACAATCTCATTGCAGAGTCACAGAATGTGGGTCAACGTGTCTATCAGCGTTTGCCGCTTGATGACAAGCCGTACGGTTACAAAGTGGGCGTGCAAAGGCAGCGCTTACAACCCGACACTGAAGCAAACGTAAGAATTATACACGGCGAATCGCCGAATCTGTCAGAGTCAATAAGTCAACAACCGATTTTTGTGCCCGAGCCGGAGCCACTAGCAGGCGATGACAAAGCTGAATTATTTGTGGAAGTTTCAAAGCATGGGGCACCCAGCCAACAACTCGACAACTTCCAGGAGCATGCAGAACAAACTTTTTATCAACTGAGTCCAACACAAGAGGCGCCGTCACGTCAGTTTTTGCGGAATTTCAATCCGGTGTTGTCCCCGGGGGCGGCCCCCTCAACGCCGAAGGCTTCCTTCCATTACGAGTCGAATGCGCTACAGCCGATTATCTTCATACAAGACGGAAAACAAGCCAGTAATCCGAGTGTGGAATCTGGTGTGGTTGCAGCAAAAGTTGAAAATGCGGCACAACCTCAGAAGCAATCCGCCACAGAGCTACCACGCCTGCCACTGCTGCAATATGACAAGGATGCCGCACAGTTACGCTACTTGAAGGAGCAGCAGCTtttgcaacagcagcagcagttactacaacaacagcaacaatttttgcttcagcaacaacaacaagagcaacaacagcagcaacatgcTCAGTTGATAAGCCAACAGCAGCAATTGCAGTTTCAagagaagcaacaacaacaacaacaaatacaagattaccaacaacaacaactgacagCTGATAAGcgacaacaaaaactttttcaaccAACACCCCAAtatgaacaacaacagcaattgcaaCAGTTCCACAAAGAgctgcaacaacaccaacagcggCAACAACCGATTCATCAACATTATGCGATTTATCAGCAACATCCGCCTCCACATGAATACAAGAAAGggaagcaacagcaacagcagatCGCATATGAGAAGcagcatcagcagcaacaagcCGTCGAGTTGACACGAAGACTGCAGCAACAACAGGAAGAAGAGAAACTaaaactacaacagcaacagcaagagCAAATACAAGAACAGCTAAGTATACAACAAGCACAACACGCAGCTCAAAGCCAaaatattcaacaacaacaacaccaatcaACGCCACAGCAGCCTTACACACAGACTCaatctcaacaacaacaacaatatgccaCCCAACCCTCGGCGCCAAGTCCAGCTTCTAAGCAGGAGACTCAAATATCTGCTGATTCAGTAGCGGCTCCCGCCTCTTTCAATCAACAGTCCTATCAGTATCCCTTAGTGACTCCGTTGTCACATAGACCTCCAGCCACACCCACGCCTCACAGCGTAGTCTTTGTTACACTGCACGCGCCCACCCCGCCATCACAGTTCGCTAAAGCCCAAACCTCGCCACCCACTTACACCCAGAAATCACCACATGAGTACGTCTCAGCAGCTGTGAGTGGAGCTGCGACGTCGCAGCATCCACAACGTGTGCCACCCACACCACCGGCAATTGTACGACGTCCACACGGCGGGTATACATTTGTCGAAGTACAAAAATCAGTGAATATCCACAACAAACTGATCACCGAGAAAGATGGCAAGTTGGTTGAGGAACACGAAACAATTTATCCACTGCCACAGTATACGCCACAGCAATATCAGCAGCAGAAACAACCCACCGTTATACAGTCGTCATCCAAACCCGCAGCTTTTATCCCGCCACAATCACAGCAAGCAACCGTGCAGACTCCGAAGCCCAGTGCAACAGAAGCACCCGCAAATCGAGCTGAGGTCCCGCACACTCACTATCCTATACAATATGCCCAACAACTAGCGCTGATTGAGGAGGGTGTCCATCCAAATGATTACATTTTTGTACCCAAGGAGTATGCGTCACTCGCGGCCAATCCAATAAATGTTCAGCACATCGATGAACCCGAACAACAAGAGGAAGCTTCGTCTTACGCTCATCAACAACAAGCCTTACCACTGCCAAACCATCACCAATCAAACGAGCATACCCATGCCGGCTATGAAAGTCAGCAGCACCCACAAGAATACGTCCAATATGTACAGCAAAATTATGCTCAACCCGCTGAGCCGCATCCAGATCCACATCCGGGGCAACAACAAACGCAACATGCTACTAGCGAACAAAATACTCAAGAAATACACCAGCCACATACAGAAGAGCACCAACCAGCTGTAGAAAAAGAGGTTGTCGAGCAAGTGGTCACGCaacaagttgagaaaatagTTGAGCGTCCGGTACATATACCCTATCCTGTGCATGTACAGCAATACATTGATCGTCCATATCCCGTACAAGAGATAGTCGAAACTCATATACCCGTTCCATATCCGGTGCCCGAACCAGTTCCGGTACCTGTACATGTGGAACGGTATGTTGATCGTCCGTATCCAGTCGAAAAGATCGTTGAGAAGCGTATACCATACCCAGTTGAGAAAGTTGTCGAAAAGATTGTAGAGAAAGAAATACCAGTAGAAGTTGAAAAAGTTGTTGAGAAACTAGTAGATCGTCCAGTGCCCATACCCATACGCGTGCCCGTCGCTGTACCAGTACCGTATGCGCATCAGCCACTTCCTGAATATAATGAAAACCCTGAGATTTACGGCCCTCCCTACCATCCACATCCGAATGCGCTCGGCGGTTGGTCCGACCAGTCTGTAATCGGTGATTACGGCATTCGTGGCCCCACAAATCTCCAAATACCGCCGAAAGTTTTGCAAAACTACTATACACGCATGTTGAAGAAACTACTGCCACAAGCGTTAGCGCAGCGTGGTACACCATCGTCAGAATCATCAACCTCAAACACtatttacacacatacgcaGGCACGTCctaaaaaaccaacaacaagcgCAGCAAATTCCTTGAAGACCACAAAACAACCGAAATCTGTCTCACCAAGCAGTTCACCAAACAAGCAACACTCCTTCAAGATCGGCGATATACGCTTCGATTTGAagccgccaccgccaccaccaacTGGCCCCGAATGGTCGAAGGGTTCACGTTACATTTATAACACGCTGCCGCATGATCTTTCCGTAGCGGATTCGTCTGATACCGAACAATTGGCGGACACATACAACGGTCCATTCACGTCACACAACGAGGCCTACGATGAGTTTCAACGCTGGCGTAACGGTCACACCTTGAAGCGCAGTCCGCAATTTGGCAGAAATTTACAAATGGAATATGGTTTCAAGCCGCCACTGGTGCCCTCTGTGGAGATCAATGATCAAGGTATACCTTTGAATGCCGAAGAAAAGAAGTCGGAGCAGTAA
- the LOC105226760 gene encoding uncharacterized protein LOC105226760 isoform X1 — translation MLTKLSLPAVIGIFLLTATIAAETTTNTTTKTVPTARVNDVGNNTTSRDKAATTAEITTQVNGSKSVSRSRSQKDVGTTPLNVPKFGNKIRAVSEGVRGGETTTSLLPLQPPINVTSTTTSNFLTPTTGSRSARRQQESAASPQSQTLSPAQLLLSPPTKSQTSSTAATNAIVRSPLARALRQSNVNVENVANVVRNDSNTLQHDSEKKDLRKAIELIPAPVVEINSENDTKSSSLHSYHSDTDTHRTLPQKSKSSEYIHFDINEEDGSIHTKAAPTRATRVETVNEVLSNLFPNGFTDIFRFSYASEQPTQAVATQDTEEISKSASVATPATTTEAKLTTSPTSTTTTTTPSTEKAEQSHTKAFYSYETSVSKEYRRELRPGHTEIVVEKLQLLPRGTNTGSDEFSDGSNLITKDDLLRINRAAADAPVLPSLLMNPSQENANGTVEQQSKKQTPIIILSDDNSADMEGISAEDNLIAESQNVGQRVYQRLPLDDKPYGYKVGVQRQRLQPDTEANVRIIHGESPNLSESISQQPIFVPEPEPLAGDDKAELFVEVSKHGAPSQQLDNFQEHAEQTFYQLSPTQEAPSRQFLRNFNPVLSPGAAPSTPKASFHYESNALQPIIFIQDGKQASNPSVESGVVAAKVENAAQPQKQSATELPRLPLLQYDKDAAQLRYLKEQQLLQQQQQLLQQQQQFLLQQQQQEQQQQQHAQLISQQQQLQFQEKQQQQQQIQDYQQQQLTADKRQQKLFQPTPQYEQQQQLQQFHKELQQHQQRQQPIHQHYAIYQQHPPPHEYKKGKQQQQQIAYEKQHQQQQAVELTRRLQQQQEEEKLKLQQQQQEQIQEQLSIQQAQHAAQSQNIQQQQHQSTPQQPYTQTQSQQQQQYATQPSAPSPASKQETQISADSVAAPASFNQQSYQYPLVTPLSHRPPATPTPHSVVFVTLHAPTPPSQFAKAQTSPPTYTQKSPHEYVSAAVSGAATSQHPQRVPPTPPAIVRRPHGGYTFVEVQKSVNIHNKLITEKDGKLVEEHETIYPLPQYTPQQYQQQKQPTVIQSSSKPAAFIPPQSQQATVQTPKPSATEAPANRAEVPHTHYPIQYAQQLALIEEGVHPNDYIFVPKEYASLAANPINVQHIDEPEQQEEASSYAHQQQALPLPNHHQSNEHTHAGYESQQHPQEYVQYVQQNYAQPAEPHPDPHPGQQQTQHATSEQNTQEIHQPHTEEHQPAVEKEVVEQVVTQQVEKIVERPVHIPYPVHVQQYIDRPYPVQEIVETHIPVPYPVPEPVPVPVHVERYVDRPYPVEKIVEKRIPYPVEKVVEKIVEKEIPVEVEKVVEKLVDRPVPIPIRVPVAVPVPYAHQPLPEYNENPEIYGPPYHPHPNALGGWSDQSVIGDYGIRGPTNLQIPPKVLQNYYTRMLKKLLPQALAQRGTPSSESSTSNTIYTHTQARPKKPTTSAANSLKTTKQPKSVSPSSSPNKQHSFKIGDIRFDLKPPPPPPTGPEWSKGSRYIYNTLPHDLSVADSSDTEQLADTYNGPFTSHNEAYDEFQRWRNGHTLKRSPQFGRNLQMEYGFKPPLVPSVEINDQGIPLNAEEKKSEQ, via the exons ATGTTAACAAAACTGTCGTTACCAGCTGTCATcggtatatttttattaaccgCAACAATAGCGGCGGAAACAACAACGAACACTACAACAAAGACAGTCCCAACCGCAAGAGTGAATGATGTCGGCAACAATACAACGTCACGGgacaaagcagcaacaacagcggaAATAACAACACAAGTCAATGGCAGTAAAAGTGTGAGCAGAAGCAGAAGCCAAAAAGATGTCGGCACTACCCCGCTGAATGTGCCGAAATTTGGCAACAAAATCAGAGCCGTGTCAGAGGGTGTGCGCGGCGGCGAAACAACAACATCACTACTGCCGCTACAACCACCTATAAATGTGACAAGCACCACAACAAGCAATTTCCTCACACCAACGACCGGCAGTAGATCCGCCAGGCGCCAGCAGGAGAGCGCAGCGTCACCTCAGTCCCAGACGCTTTCGCCGGCACAATTGCTTTTGTCTCCACCCACGAAGTCACAAACATCTTCAACTGCAGCTACAAATGCGATTGTGCGTTCTCCATTGGCTCGCGCCTTAAGACAGTCAAATGTCAATGTGGAGAATGTTGCCAATGTTGTCAGAAATGACAGTAACACATTGCAACATGACAGCGAGAAAAAG GATCTCCGAAAGGCAATCGAATTGATACCAGCACCAGTCGTTGAGATTAATAGCGAAAATGACACGAAAAGCTC TTCTCTTCATTCTTACCACAGCGACACAGATACTCATAGAACTCTGCCTCAAAAGTCAAAGTCAAGCGAATACATACATTTCGACATCAACGAAGAGGATGGTAGCATACATACAAAGGCGGCACCAACACGAGCCACACGCGTGGAGACCGTGAATGAAGTGCTTTCTAACCTGTTTCCGAATGGTTTTACCGATATTTTTCGCTTCAGTTATGCCTCAGAACAACCGACGCAAGCAGTTGCAACACAAGACACAGAAGAAATATCAAAGTCAGCATCAGTTGCAACACCGGCGACAACCACTGAGGCCAAGCTAACAACATCGCCTACTAGTACAACAACTACGACAACGCCATCAACCGAAAAAGCAGAGCAATCACACACAAAAGCTTTCTACAGCTACGAAACAAGTGTCTCAAAGGAATATCGACGCGAACTACGTCCTGGACATACGGAGATTGTAGTGGAGAAGCTGCAGCTGTTGCCGCGTGGCACCAACACCGGCAGTGACGAGTTCAGCGATGGCAGTAATCTGATAACCAAAGACGATTTGTTGCGGATCAATCGGGCAGCAGCAGATGCACCAGTCTTACCGAGTTTGTTAATGAATCCCAGTCAAGAGAATGCTAACGGTACAGTAGAGCAGCAGTCAAAGAAGCAAACACCAATCATTATACTGAGCGACGATAATAGTGCTGATATGGAAGGCATAAGTGCAGAAGACAATCTCATTGCAGAGTCACAGAATGTGGGTCAACGTGTCTATCAGCGTTTGCCGCTTGATGACAAGCCGTACGGTTACAAAGTGGGCGTGCAAAGGCAGCGCTTACAACCCGACACTGAAGCAAACGTAAGAATTATACACGGCGAATCGCCGAATCTGTCAGAGTCAATAAGTCAACAACCGATTTTTGTGCCCGAGCCGGAGCCACTAGCAGGCGATGACAAAGCTGAATTATTTGTGGAAGTTTCAAAGCATGGGGCACCCAGCCAACAACTCGACAACTTCCAGGAGCATGCAGAACAAACTTTTTATCAACTGAGTCCAACACAAGAGGCGCCGTCACGTCAGTTTTTGCGGAATTTCAATCCGGTGTTGTCCCCGGGGGCGGCCCCCTCAACGCCGAAGGCTTCCTTCCATTACGAGTCGAATGCGCTACAGCCGATTATCTTCATACAAGACGGAAAACAAGCCAGTAATCCGAGTGTGGAATCTGGTGTGGTTGCAGCAAAAGTTGAAAATGCGGCACAACCTCAGAAGCAATCCGCCACAGAGCTACCACGCCTGCCACTGCTGCAATATGACAAGGATGCCGCACAGTTACGCTACTTGAAGGAGCAGCAGCTtttgcaacagcagcagcagttactacaacaacagcaacaatttttgcttcagcaacaacaacaagagcaacaacagcagcaacatgcTCAGTTGATAAGCCAACAGCAGCAATTGCAGTTTCAagagaagcaacaacaacaacaacaaatacaagattaccaacaacaacaactgacagCTGATAAGcgacaacaaaaactttttcaaccAACACCCCAAtatgaacaacaacagcaattgcaaCAGTTCCACAAAGAgctgcaacaacaccaacagcggCAACAACCGATTCATCAACATTATGCGATTTATCAGCAACATCCGCCTCCACATGAATACAAGAAAGggaagcaacagcaacagcagatCGCATATGAGAAGcagcatcagcagcaacaagcCGTCGAGTTGACACGAAGACTGCAGCAACAACAGGAAGAAGAGAAACTaaaactacaacagcaacagcaagagCAAATACAAGAACAGCTAAGTATACAACAAGCACAACACGCAGCTCAAAGCCAaaatattcaacaacaacaacaccaatcaACGCCACAGCAGCCTTACACACAGACTCaatctcaacaacaacaacaatatgccaCCCAACCCTCGGCGCCAAGTCCAGCTTCTAAGCAGGAGACTCAAATATCTGCTGATTCAGTAGCGGCTCCCGCCTCTTTCAATCAACAGTCCTATCAGTATCCCTTAGTGACTCCGTTGTCACATAGACCTCCAGCCACACCCACGCCTCACAGCGTAGTCTTTGTTACACTGCACGCGCCCACCCCGCCATCACAGTTCGCTAAAGCCCAAACCTCGCCACCCACTTACACCCAGAAATCACCACATGAGTACGTCTCAGCAGCTGTGAGTGGAGCTGCGACGTCGCAGCATCCACAACGTGTGCCACCCACACCACCGGCAATTGTACGACGTCCACACGGCGGGTATACATTTGTCGAAGTACAAAAATCAGTGAATATCCACAACAAACTGATCACCGAGAAAGATGGCAAGTTGGTTGAGGAACACGAAACAATTTATCCACTGCCACAGTATACGCCACAGCAATATCAGCAGCAGAAACAACCCACCGTTATACAGTCGTCATCCAAACCCGCAGCTTTTATCCCGCCACAATCACAGCAAGCAACCGTGCAGACTCCGAAGCCCAGTGCAACAGAAGCACCCGCAAATCGAGCTGAGGTCCCGCACACTCACTATCCTATACAATATGCCCAACAACTAGCGCTGATTGAGGAGGGTGTCCATCCAAATGATTACATTTTTGTACCCAAGGAGTATGCGTCACTCGCGGCCAATCCAATAAATGTTCAGCACATCGATGAACCCGAACAACAAGAGGAAGCTTCGTCTTACGCTCATCAACAACAAGCCTTACCACTGCCAAACCATCACCAATCAAACGAGCATACCCATGCCGGCTATGAAAGTCAGCAGCACCCACAAGAATACGTCCAATATGTACAGCAAAATTATGCTCAACCCGCTGAGCCGCATCCAGATCCACATCCGGGGCAACAACAAACGCAACATGCTACTAGCGAACAAAATACTCAAGAAATACACCAGCCACATACAGAAGAGCACCAACCAGCTGTAGAAAAAGAGGTTGTCGAGCAAGTGGTCACGCaacaagttgagaaaatagTTGAGCGTCCGGTACATATACCCTATCCTGTGCATGTACAGCAATACATTGATCGTCCATATCCCGTACAAGAGATAGTCGAAACTCATATACCCGTTCCATATCCGGTGCCCGAACCAGTTCCGGTACCTGTACATGTGGAACGGTATGTTGATCGTCCGTATCCAGTCGAAAAGATCGTTGAGAAGCGTATACCATACCCAGTTGAGAAAGTTGTCGAAAAGATTGTAGAGAAAGAAATACCAGTAGAAGTTGAAAAAGTTGTTGAGAAACTAGTAGATCGTCCAGTGCCCATACCCATACGCGTGCCCGTCGCTGTACCAGTACCGTATGCGCATCAGCCACTTCCTGAATATAATGAAAACCCTGAGATTTACGGCCCTCCCTACCATCCACATCCGAATGCGCTCGGCGGTTGGTCCGACCAGTCTGTAATCGGTGATTACGGCATTCGTGGCCCCACAAATCTCCAAATACCGCCGAAAGTTTTGCAAAACTACTATACACGCATGTTGAAGAAACTACTGCCACAAGCGTTAGCGCAGCGTGGTACACCATCGTCAGAATCATCAACCTCAAACACtatttacacacatacgcaGGCACGTCctaaaaaaccaacaacaagcgCAGCAAATTCCTTGAAGACCACAAAACAACCGAAATCTGTCTCACCAAGCAGTTCACCAAACAAGCAACACTCCTTCAAGATCGGCGATATACGCTTCGATTTGAagccgccaccgccaccaccaacTGGCCCCGAATGGTCGAAGGGTTCACGTTACATTTATAACACGCTGCCGCATGATCTTTCCGTAGCGGATTCGTCTGATACCGAACAATTGGCGGACACATACAACGGTCCATTCACGTCACACAACGAGGCCTACGATGAGTTTCAACGCTGGCGTAACGGTCACACCTTGAAGCGCAGTCCGCAATTTGGCAGAAATTTACAAATGGAATATGGTTTCAAGCCGCCACTGGTGCCCTCTGTGGAGATCAATGATCAAGGTATACCTTTGAATGCCGAAGAAAAGAAGTCGGAGCAGTAA